The Streptomyces rimosus genomic interval GGCGCCGTCCGGCGCGGCGAACTGGCCGCCTTCCTGCGCAGCCGCCGCGAGCGGATCACCCCGGAGCAGGTCGGCCTGCCGCGCGGCCCCCGGCGCCGTACGCCCGGCCTGCGCCGCGAGGAGGTCGCCCACCTGTCAGCGGTCGGTGTCACCTGGTACACGTGGCTGGAGCAGGCCCGGGACATCCACGTCTCGCCGCAGGTGCTGGACGCCGTGGCCCGCGCGCTCCAGATGGACCGGGCCGAGCGCGGCCACCTCTTCGCGCTGGCCGGCGCGGCCGATCCGGTGCGCGGCACGGAGTGCGCGGTCGTGACGCAGTCGATGCGGCAGATGCTGGACCAGCTCGCGCCGTTCCCCGCCGTCGTCCAGAACAGCCGCTTCGACATCCTGGCGTACAACAGCACCTACGGGCGGCTGCTGTGCGACCTGGACGCGCTCCCGGAGGAGGACCGCAACTGCATGTGGCTGGCGTTCACCAACGCCGACTGGCGGGCGAGCCTGGTGGAGCTGGACAAGACCCTGTGCGTGATGGCCGCCAAGTTCCGCGCCTCCATGGCCGGG includes:
- a CDS encoding helix-turn-helix transcriptional regulator — its product is MTATMPETVQPQTVKPETAQQSTPTEGAVRRGELAAFLRSRRERITPEQVGLPRGPRRRTPGLRREEVAHLSAVGVTWYTWLEQARDIHVSPQVLDAVARALQMDRAERGHLFALAGAADPVRGTECAVVTQSMRQMLDQLAPFPAVVQNSRFDILAYNSTYGRLLCDLDALPEEDRNCMWLAFTNADWRASLVELDKTLCVMAAKFRASMAGHVAEPAWKALVARLEAASPEFREIWARQEVVRPVSHTKLFRHKEVGLLRLSATGLWTGPNHGPRMLTYTPDDEESRERLERLQALTRA